In the genome of Ensifer sp. WSM1721, the window GCGCCAGCCTCTGCGTGGCGATCTGCGCCTCGGCCTGCTCGGCCGCGATGCGATAATCGCCGTCATCGAGCGTGACGAGCGGATCGCCCGCCTTCACATGCTGGTTAGCGACGACATCGACCTTGGCGACATAGCCGGAAACCTTCGGCGAGATGGTGGCGATGTCGCCCTCGATGTAGGCGTCGTCGGTGGAGACCATGAAACGCCCGTTGGTCCACCAGTCGTAACCGTACCAGCCGGCGGCTCCGAGGAGCGCCAGGCCCAGGACGGGGACGATCAGCTTGCGGCGTTTCTTCTGCGGGACCGCAGCCTCGGCAGCCGGGACTTCGGCAACGGACGGGGCCTCGTCTGCGACGTCCTTGGCCGTGGTCTTCTGATTATCCAATACTTCGAAATCGTCGCCGACGGGGCGAACACGGGCGGCGCTGGAGGTGCTGGAAGCGGACATGGAACACCGATTTTCGCTAAAATTGAACTGAACCGTTCGGTTCGATTAACTTGACATAATGCCTTTTGCATCGCATATCAAGAGCAAATCGAACCAAGCGGTTCGATACATGAAACGAGGAAAAATGTGCGGCCCCTTCCCCGCACCCCTTGTTTTTTTCGGAATCGATCGCGTTTATGATCTCGTGATCTCAAAGAGTGAAAGCACCCCGGCGTCATGACGTCAGCGAAAAGCGCACGGCAGGAAAAGTCCCTGCAGGATCAGGAACAGCAGTCTTCGGGGCGGCGCGCCGCCGGCGAGGATCCGGTCAAACGCGAGCAGATCCTCGATGGTGCCAAACGCGTGTTCATGCGCAGCAATTTCGACGCTGCCAGCATGAACGACATCACCCGTGAGGCGGGCGTTTCAAAGGGCACGCTCTATGTCTATTTCGAAAACAAGGAAGACCTTTTCGAGGCGCTCATCGCACGCGAGCGCAGCCGCATCGTCAGCAGCGCCAAGCAGTCCCTGAACGACGATGCACCGATCGAGGAGGCGTTGCACGATTTCGGCGTAACGCTGGTCACGAGCATCACCTCCGACTACACGATCCGCGCCATGCGCACCGTGCTCGGCGTCATCGACCGAATGCCGCGGCTGGCGCAGCGCTTCTTCACGGCAACGCCGGAGAACGGCTACACCGTGCTCAAGGCCTATCTCGATCGGCAGGTGCAGACAGGCGCGCTCTTAATCGACGACACGGAACTGGCGGCCAAACAGTTCATCGAACTCTCGAACGCCGGCATCTTCAAAGGCCGGCTCTTCGGCATGTGCGACACGGTTCCGGCGGACCGGATCGAAAAGAATGTGGCCTCGGCAGTCCGTATCTTCCTCGCCGCCTATGCTCGGCGCGCCCGATAAAGACAGCGGGTGT includes:
- a CDS encoding TetR/AcrR family transcriptional regulator, which produces MTSAKSARQEKSLQDQEQQSSGRRAAGEDPVKREQILDGAKRVFMRSNFDAASMNDITREAGVSKGTLYVYFENKEDLFEALIARERSRIVSSAKQSLNDDAPIEEALHDFGVTLVTSITSDYTIRAMRTVLGVIDRMPRLAQRFFTATPENGYTVLKAYLDRQVQTGALLIDDTELAAKQFIELSNAGIFKGRLFGMCDTVPADRIEKNVASAVRIFLAAYARRAR